The following coding sequences lie in one Epinephelus moara isolate mb chromosome 17, YSFRI_EMoa_1.0, whole genome shotgun sequence genomic window:
- the cd248a gene encoding CD248 molecule, endosialin a: MGSLVSSAAALLLTSLLALLFGLSSVLGQDLRERDALCNSDGCFVVYFQRKTFLDSWRACKEKGGNLATIKRREDANNIATLFSTLDLRHSRTSVQVWIGLLRQPRQCTTTRPLRGFSWTTGDQDTEYTNWQKEDSHSMCTVPRCVVMGYNTEEPSDNFKWLDGACSIPVDGYLCHYAYKGMCPALWSEGAGNALYTTPFDLLSTLLTHVPFGSVATVPCPTGTKEEQSVLCMLKEDSTVGWSRDPPLCSDPPVSHNWCDPDNGGCEHFCRPAGAHFYCECAAGYQLREDGHTCELSDVCQGAPCEFECLPLSDGYRCACPEGYMLAPDERGCLDVDECLQSPCEQVCVNSPGSFECQCWKGYYLEDEGGCEDIDECINDPCEHACENTQGSHICHCHLGFSPMPEDPSRCQDTDECRIPGTCEQMCVNYEGGFECYCGEGYELMSDHFSCRKRGEGDDQSAVTPPFPWVTHQPGPVWHPADYDWNPQQSRTDWPPEEEQSLDWLTDPPRVLDSDVIWVTSAPQEDVLFDLALEPPTQEAEKDEKDIDNGGADWLDWGQRFQSELDVLPTTIHTTLPPMTSSPSTTPDWYENDEDDEEETTTALPFLSTSTISEGAWNWWAGLTTSSHKPGNPVDAVIDHNMPTDSSYHREAEEELHPPREKPQFPEEELGEEEEDYGEIMHQDPTVPAKLPPSHPPPSEGGDNDDVLDSIQGDRSEKQSSTWLLVGLLVPICIFIVVMVALGIIYCTRCAVHSRNKNATDCYHWISGAHDKQGAPNPSAGVKTHV; encoded by the coding sequence ATGGGCTCCCTGGTGAGCAgtgctgctgctcttctcttAACCTCCCTGCTGGCTTTGCTCTTTGGACTTTCTTCAGTCCTGGGTCAGGATCTGAGAGAGAGGGATGCACTTTGCAATTCGGACGGCTGCTTTGTGGTCTACTTCCAACGCAAAACCTTCCTGGATTCATGGAGGGCCTGCAAGGAGAAAGGTGGCAACCTGGCTACCATTAAACGCAGGGAGGATGCCAACAATATTGCCACTCTCTTCTCCACTCTGGACCTGCGTCACTCGCGCACCAGCGTCCAGGTATGGATTGGCCTGCTACGCCAACCTCGCCAGTGTACCACCACGCGCCCACTGCGGGGTTTCTCTTGGACTACTGGTGACCAGGACACAGAGTATACCAACTGGCAGAAAGAGGACTCCCATAGTATGTGCACGGTACCACGCTGCGTGGTTATGGGCTACAACACTGAGGAGCCAAGTGATAACTTCAAATGGCTGGATGGCGCCTGCTCAATCCCTGTAGATGGGTATCTTTGCCATTATGCCTACAAAGGAATGTGTCCAGCGTTATGGAGTGAGGGGGCAGGCAATGCCCTCTACACCACACCATTTGACCTTTTAAGCACATTGTTAACTCATGTACCCTTCGGATCTGTTGCTACCGTGCCCTGCCCCACAGGCACCAAGGAGGAGCAGTCAGTTTTGTGTATGCTGAAGGAAGACAGCACAGTGGGGTGGTCAAGAGATCCCCCCCTCTGCTCCGATCCCCCTGTATCACACAACTGGTGTGACCCGGATAATGGCGGATGTGAGCATTTCTGCAGGCCAGCCGGTGCTCACTTCTACTGTGAGTGTGCCGCTGGGTATCAACTAAGAGAAGACGGGCACACTTGTGAGTTATCTGATGTTTGTCAAGGGGCCCCCTGTGAGTTTGAGTGCCTGCCCCTCTCAGATGGGTACCGTTGTGCCTGCCCTGAAGGATACATGCTTGCACCAGATGAACGTGGGTGTCTGGATGTAGACGAGTGCCTCCAGAGTCCTTGTGAGCAGGTTTGTGTAAATTCTCCAGGATCATTTGAATGTCAGTGTTGGAAGGGTTACTATCTCGAGGATGAGGGTGGCTGTGAGGATATAGATGAGTGTATAAATGACCCATGCGAGCACGCCTGTGAGAATACTCAGGGGTCTCATATCTGCCACTGCCATCTGGGTTTTTCCCCAATGCCTGAGGACCCCAGCCGATGCCAAGATACTGACGAGTGCAGGATTCCTGGGACCTGCGAGCAGATGTGTGTGAATTATGAGGGTGGATTTGAGTGCTACTGCGGGGAAGGTTATGAACTCATGTCTGATCACTTCTCATGTCGCAAGAGAGGGGAAGGGGATGACCAATCTGCTGTTACCCCTCCTTTTCCTTGGGTCACCCACCAGCCTGGACCTGTGTGGCACCCTGCGGACTATGACTGGAACCCGCAACAGAGCCGCACTGACTGGCCTCCAGAGGAGGAGCAATCTTTGGATTGGCTGACTGATCCACCCAGAGTTTTGGATTCTGATGTCATTTGGGTCACCAGTGCCCCTCAGGAGGACGTGCTCTTTGATTTAGCATTGGAGCCTCCGACACAGGAGGCTGAGAAGGATGAGAAAGACATAGACAATGGAGGAGCTGACTGGTTGGACTGGGGGCAGAGATTTCAGTCTGAGCTGGACGTTTTGCCAACCACCATCCACACAACGCTTCCACCCATGACCAGCTCTCCCAGCACTACCCCAGACTGGTACGAAAATGAcgaggatgatgaggaggagaccACCACAGCTCTCCCCTTCCTCTCCACCTCTACAATCTCTGAGGGGGCTTGGAATTGGTGGGCAGGGCTCACCACCTCCAGCCATAAACCAGGAAATCCAGTGGATGCAGTCATAGACCACAACATGCCGACAGATTCCAGCTACCACAGAGAGGCGGAGGAAGAACTGCACCCCCCTAGGGAAAAACCTCAGTTCCCAGAGGAGGAGCtaggggaggaggaagaggactaTGGAGAGATCATGCACCAAGACCCAACTGTTCCTGCCAAGCTTCCCCCTTCTCATCCACCCCCGAGCGAGGGTGGAGACAACGATGACGTCCTGGATTCCATCCAGGGGGACAGATCGGAGAAGCAGAGCAGCACCTGGCTCCTAGTGGGCCTCCTGGTGCCCATCTGCATCTTCATTGTGGTGATGGTGGCGCTGGGCATCATCTACTGCACCCGCTGTGCTGTTCATTCACGCAACAAGAATGCCACTGACTGCTACCACTGGATCTCTGGGGCTCATGATAAACAAGGAGCTCCTAACCCCTCAGCAGGGGTCAAGACCCATGTttaa